The Porites lutea chromosome 4, jaPorLute2.1, whole genome shotgun sequence genome contains a region encoding:
- the LOC140934627 gene encoding uncharacterized protein, giving the protein MSSIGYRGLLYRVSQELTDLKKINQILNASSSEGLISENSESFNIQANPGDNTAVTVMKLFSDLEESDNLGLDNLEILRDLLKGVKEWFLVDEIDKFVRQRKDFNTILETIIPKLDELDNLDQLLSLCEDHVADDAKDDIKDVRSLVKELQKKNRLGVARLTVLRKILNETGQQELLDLLTEFEKKWEEEEKAERRKDRRSDVVNAMIVAPTTAVCSTVKQTWEQLIGDHRTTVIL; this is encoded by the exons ATGTCTTCAATAGGCTACCGAGGCTTACTCTATAGAGTTAGCCAAGAGCTTACCGATTTAAAGAAGATAAatcagattctcaacgcttcTAGCAGTGAAGGATTAATCTCTGAAAACAGTGAATCATTCAACATCCAGGCGAATCCAGGGGACAACACTGCCGTAACCGTAATGAAGCTCTTTTCAGATTTGGAAGAAAGTGACAATCTTGGACTTGATAACCTCGAGATACTGAGAGATCTTTTAAAGGGAGTAAAAGAATGGTTTCTTGTCGACGAAATTGATAAATTCGTGAGACAAAGAAAAGATTTCAACACTATTTTAGAAACGATTATTCCTAAACTCGACGAGCTCGATAACTTGGAtcaactgttgtcactgtgcgAGGATCACGTCGCAGACGATGCTAAGGACGACATTAAAGACGTTCGTTCATTGGTTAAAGAACTACAGAAAAAGAACCGCCTGGGAGTCGCGCGACTTACGGTTCTGAGGAAGATCTTAAACGAGACAGGACAGCAGGAACTGTTAGATTTGTTAACAGAGTTTGAAAAGAAGTgggaagaggaagagaaagcAGAGAGAAGGAAAG ATCGGAGAAGTGATGTTGTAAACGCGATGATAGTAG cTCCTACTACGGCCGTCTGCTCGACAGTTAAACAGACTTGGGAACAATTAATTGGAG ATCATAGAACTACAGTTATTCTGTAG